A region of Toxorhynchites rutilus septentrionalis strain SRP chromosome 1, ASM2978413v1, whole genome shotgun sequence DNA encodes the following proteins:
- the LOC129777043 gene encoding proteasome activator complex subunit 3, with protein sequence MVDGDTAKKVQEYKDTLIKKAEELIIKGFPEKIVKLNDLLSTPQFAERNFSDVYQDLNIPVPDPIEINSNEDEKQDSEEPGAKRARLDLSTVSGTKVMALPSGRVECNTPICDLIKVVKPVIRALVEDSNLLKMWISFMIPKIEDGNNFGVSIQEDTLAEIQSVETEAAAFFDQISRYFVSRAKVVSKVAKYPHIDDYRRAVQELDEKEFLSLWLVLSEVRNRYCSLHDIVIKNMEKLKKPRSSNAESLY encoded by the exons ATGGTAGACGGAGATACTGCGAAAAAG GTTCAAGAATACAAGGATACTTTGATCAAAAAAGCTGAAGAACTGATCATCAAAGGTTTTCCCGAGAAGATTGTAAAGCTGAATGATTTGCTGTCTACTCCTCAATTTGCAGAGAGGAACTTCTCTGATGTATATCAG GACCTCAACATTCCAGTGCCGGACCCGATCGAGATCAATAGTAACGAGGATGAAAAGCAAGATTCCGAGGAGCCTGGTGCGAAGCGCGCACGTTTGGATCTGTCCACGGTTAGCGGAACAAAGGTGATGGCGCTTCCCAGTGGACGTGTCGAATGCAACACACCCATTTGCGATCTGATCAAAGTGGTCAAGCCTGTTATCAGGGCATTGGTCGAGGATTCCAACCTACTGAAGATGTGGATCTCTTTCATGATCCCTAAAATTGAGGACGGTAACAACTTTGGCGTCTCGATTCAGGAAGACACCCTGGCAGAGATCCAATCGGTCGAAACGGAAGCTGCCGCATTCTTCGATCAAATCTCGAGATACTTCGTATCGCGAGCGAAGGTCGTTTCTAAAGTAGCCAAGTATCCACATATTGATGATTATCGTCGTGCTGTCCAG GAACTGgatgaaaaagaatttttaaGTTTATGGTTAGTGCTGAGTGAGGTAAGAAATCGTTACTGCTCACTGCACGACATCGTCATTAAGAACATGGAAAAGTTAAAAAAACCACGATCATCCAACGCTGAAAGTCTTTACTAA